One genomic window of Lepeophtheirus salmonis chromosome 5, UVic_Lsal_1.4, whole genome shotgun sequence includes the following:
- the LOC139905458 gene encoding zinc finger MYM-type protein 1-like, which translates to MSREVRRARLRNSSSLKVHSNNKKHKLSMEKWINFLTSKRKNTSVLGYVQSQHAEEVVNWPAYLRYLFQTVGFLAMQGLAFRGDSETREKLTESNENNRGNFLELLSLRSHDNHILKDKLEAEVKKFGSAGAGFAKWTSPDIQNELIEIIASKVTENIIEDIKTWAGDDDYWFSVIVDETSDMSNTEQFSLSLGYLKSKGIKKESFLKFVKVTQTDGKYLFEKLHEAVKDLGLNPARTVSLAPDGASNISGIKKGLAARWKEAAPLCVYIHCYAHVLNLVVKDLLSGITLLRNTMGTVQILYNFIERSPKRSAIYKSVKITSKDEEHAKVMTLKNQSATRWSLRYDAVHAVSLGMVRIMKTLIIMRKDKDTLSSSTATSLLNSIFSHEFVFGIELLKTLLRHTSSLSDELQGRKVDLTKARKHVNLVIRTLEELKNEKIFESIWKLAELKSSEMKSVFDQEDSIDLEFKEAKIPRRIKWKGTTESYFCETHFDVAINKIVLELESRFATDDTNITMDLIAIVNDSEVETCVIERVAKHYRLELEQLQSDHAIFQQFKADIDTEDMVSSQIAAELISAGVFRLMPELYKVIVILASMPIISCEAERSFSCLRRLKNHMRTTMDQERLSSLTLLNMDRVMVDKVLHEDMNSLIDTFASRKERKNFFF; encoded by the exons atgtccagggaggtgagaagagcaagactgaggaacagttcctcgttgaaagttcattctaacaacaaaaaacacaaactgtcgatggaaaagtggatcaatttcctcacatcaaagagaaagaatacctcggttctcggatatgttcagtctcaacatgctgaggaagtcgtgaattggccagcttatttgaggtatcttttccaaactgttgggttcctcgcaatgcaaggattggcttttaggggcgattccgaaacaagagaaaagttgacggaatctaatgaaaacaatcgaggaaacttcttggagcttttgtccctgcgttcacacgacaatcatattctcaaagataaactggaggccgaagtcaaaaaatttggttcagctggggcaggttttgccaaatggacatcacctgacatccaaaatgagctgatagagattatagcatccaaagtgacggaaaatataattgaagatatcAAGACTTGggccggcgatgatgactactggttctctgtgattgttgatgagacatcagatatgtcaaacacggagcagttcagtctgtcactgggatatttGAAGAGtaaaggcatcaagaaagagagcttcctcaagtttgtaaaagttacccagactgacggcaaatatttgtttgagaagcttcacgaggctgtcaaggatctcggccttaaccccgcccgcactgtctccTTGGCCccggacggtgcctccaacatatcaggcatcaagaagggtcttgccgccaggtggaaggaagcagccccactgtgtgtctacatccactgctacgcccatgtcctcaatcttgtagtcaaggatcttctctcaggtataaccctgttgagaaatacaatggggacagtacaaattttatacaacttcattgaaaggtcaccaaagaggtcagcaatctacaagtcggtgaagataacaagtaaagatgaggagcatgccaaggtgatgactctgaagaaccagtctgctacccgctggagtctccgctacgatgctgtacacgctgtatctctagggatggtcagaatcatgaagaccctcataataatgagaaaagataaagatacattgtcgagttcaacagcaacttctttgctcaacagcatctttagtcacgaatttgttttcggcattgaactgttgaagacactcctcagacacacatctagcttatcagatgaacttcaaggcagaaaggttgacctaacaaaggcccggaaacacgtcaacctagtgattaggactcttgaagagcttaagaatgagaaaatctttgaatcaatctggaaacttgctgagttgaagtcgtctgagatgaaatcagtatttgaccaggaggactcaattgatttggaattcaaggaggcgaagatcccaaggagaataaagtggaaaggaacaactgaatcctacttctgtgaaacacatttcgatgttgcaatcaataagattgtattagagcttgagagcagatttgccaccgacgatacaaacatcacaatggatctcattgcaatcgtcaatgacagtgaagtggagacctgtgtcattgagcgtgtcgccaagcactacagacttgaactcgagcagctccagtcagaccatgcaatcttccagcaattcaag gcagatattgacacagaagacatggtttcgtcacaaattgctgcggagttaataagcgcgggagtgttccgcctgatgccggagctatacaaggtgatcgttatcctggcctcaatgcccatcatcagctgtgaggcggagcggtcattctcctgcctcagaaggctcaagaaccacatgaggaccaccatggaccaggagaggctctcctccctcaccctcttgaacatggacagggtgatggtggacaaggtactccatgaagacatgaacagtttgattgacacctttgcgtcaaggaaagagaggaaaaacttcttcttctaa